In Cystobacter fuscus DSM 2262, the genomic window GCCCTTTCGGGAACGTCTGGCGCTATACGGGCTGGATGTCAAACCTCGCACCGCTAAGGCTTTTCTTGAGTTCCGGTGGATGCAAGGAAGGCCGTACATCCGCATTCTGCGGTCACGGCCCCCTGGTGAGACCCAGATGGCCGTGAGCCGGAGGTTGCGCCATGGGGTTCACGTCTTTCAGGAGTCTTTGGAGCGGGATGGCCGGGCGTGGGGCTGCGTCACGGGGGGTGACGTGTCGATTGTCGTTGGTGCTGTCATTGATTGCCGTCGTGGCATGTGGCGTGGAGCAACCGCCCGACGAGATGCAGGTCCTGGAGTCGAAGTCGCAAACGTTTCAGGAAGACAATGGATTGTCGCTCAATGGGCTGTCGCTCAATGGGTTGTCGCTCAATGGGCTGTCGCTCAATGGGCTGTCGCTCAATGGCTTGAACGACGCGGACTTCATCGCCTGGTTCAACAGCGCCGATGGCGGCAACCTGGCGGGCCATGAAGCGTTGATGAAGTACCTGGTGCGCTGCGCGGTGCCCGAGGGCCAGGTTCGTGTCTTCGTCAATCCGACCACGGGAGTACGCCATGTCTGGGAAGGCGGCATGGGATTGGCTCCCCTCTGGTCGGGCGGCAGTCCGGCCACCGTGGACGAGCAGCAGGTCATCTCCGCGTGTCTGGCGGCCCACGCCAACAACTATGGGGTGCATGTCCCCATCTCCGTGCTGGGCCAGGACGCGTCGGGCGGCACCATCCCCTTCACGCGTCAGGAACTCATGAGCTTCGCCCAGCGCGAGGCGTGTTTCTTCGGCAACCTCTTCGTCCCGGGCGGTGCGGTGCTCTTCGCCGGCAACCACATGGACGCGCTGTCGCCCGAGCAGAGCACCCCGCGGCCGTGCGGCCTGCTCGGCCTGGGCACGGCGAGCAGCCCGGCCTGCACCCAGATACAGCGCATCGGTCAGTGCCTGGATCACTGCCAGCTGGAGCCCAATGGCAACTTCTACAGCGAGTGCACCTACAACGGTGTGACGTACAAGCCGCTCACCACCCGCATCCGCCTCTCGGACGTGAATGTCTGCGGTGATGGCGTGTGCCAGGTGGGTGAGCGCAAGGGCACGGGTTACACCGCCGACAGCTGCGGCGTCGACTGCGGGACCTGAGCCGCCGGAGGGGGGAGCGCGGCCGGGGGAAGGCCGCGCTCCCGGCTTCACGCGCTCTGCAGCTGGGGTTGCTTCTCGCGGCGCGTGGCGTGCATGGGCATGGTGCCGTGCGGCCGCAGGGTGACGTGGGCATCCGCGGTGACGGGGGCGCCGGTGCCTCGCAGGCGGAAGCGCTGGGCCACCATGGCGAGGATGAACTGCGCCTCCATCATCGCGAAGTTGTTGCCGATGCACTGGCGCTGTCCGCCACCGTAGGGCAGGTAGGCCCAGCGCGGCCTCTGCTTGCTGTTCTCCGGCAGGAAGCGCGTGGGCTCGAAGCGCTCCGGGTCGGGCCAGAAGTCCGGGTGGCGGTGGGTGACGTAGGGCACCAGCAGCACCAGGTCCCCCTTGGGAATCCGGTAGCCGCCCACCACGTCCTCCTCCTCCGCCACGCGCGGAATGGCCCAGATGGGGGGGTAGAGGCGCAGCGTCTCCTCGAACACGCAGTTGGTGTAGCGCAGCTTCGGCACGTCCTCGAGCGTGGGGGTGCGCCCGCCGAGCACGCGGTCCACCTCCTCGTGCAGGAGCGCCTCCTGCTCCGGGTTCTTCTCCAGCAGGTGGAACGCCCACGCGAGCGCGGTGGCCGTCGTCTCGTGGCCCGCGAGCAGCAGTGTCATCACCTCGTCGCGCAGCTGCACGTCGTCGAAGGTGTCTCCCGTGTCCGCGTCGCGCGCGGCCATCAGCATGCCGAGCAGGTCCTGCGACTCCCCCGCCGGCCCCCGCGCCCGGCGCTGGGCGATGATGCCCTCGACGATGCGGTTGAGCGGCACCATGGAGCGCTGGAAGGCCAGGTTCTTCGCGGTGGGAATCCGGTAGAGCCACGGCTTGTAGGGCAGCGGGGAGATGATGCGCTCGTTGGTGATCTCCAGCGCGGTGGTGAACGCCTCGCCCAGCTCCTTCGTGTGCGCGGCCACGTCCACCCCGAAGAGCGCGCGCACCACCACCTGCAACGTCAGCCGCATCATCTCCGTGAAGACGGGCACGGGCTCACCCGCCTTCACCCGGGGCTCCCACTGCTCGAGCACCTCGGCGGCCGTCTCCGTCATCACGCCCGTGAGCCCCGCCAGGCGCTCGCGGTGGAAGGAGGGCTGGGCGAGCCGGCGCTGGCGCTTCCAGAAGTCGCCCTCGGACGTCACCAGGCCGTTGCCCACCAGCGGGCGCGTCTTGTGGAAGATGGGGCCCTTGGTGTAGCGCGCGGGCGCGTCCGCGAGCACGTACTTGACGTGATCCGGGTGCGTGAGCTGCTCCACGTAGATGGGCCCCATGCGAAAGCGCACCACGTCTCCCAGCAGCGCACGGCCGCGCAGATAGAGGCCGAGTGGATCGCTGGTGCGCTCGGGGAGGTGGCCCCAGAGCCAATGGCCTGGGGGCATGGGAGGCAGGGGTGCGGAGTTGTTCATGGGGGTCCACCACGGGGGTCGGGAGAACTGCGACCCGCATTGTGGACGACGCGGCGTGCCATCGCCAGGGGCGCCCCGGCGGCACGGTCGTGAAGCGGCCCGTAGCATGAGCCACGGGCATGGGAGCGCGGAGCGGGCGCGCGGCCCGGACTCAGAGGGGCTGCAGGTAGTGCACCAGCACGGTGGCGTTGTTCACGTTGAACGTGACGCTCAGGTCCGGCGTGGTCACCGGGATGCTGGGCGTGCTGCCGCTCTGCGCGGGGAAGATGATCTGCTTGCCGTCGAAGGTGAACAGCTTGCCCGGCACCGTCAGCTCGTGGCCGGTGATGTTGAAGTAGATGGCGCCCACGTCCACGAAGCCGCCCGGCAGGAGGATCGCCGACGCGGGGATGTAGTAGGGGATGGCCGGCACGGTCGCGCCCGTGACATCCACGCAGCGGTAGCGCGTGAGGTCCACCGCCGGGATGGTGAGGCTGAGGCTCGGGATTTCCTCGTTGATCTCCGGGAGGGAGAACAGCGGCGTGCCCTCGGTGCCCAGGTCCAGGCCGGGGAGGTTCAGCGAGTAGCCGAGGATGGTCTGCGCCGTCTCGTCCAGGTGCACGCGCACGGGCTCCGTCAGCGCCTCGCTGGCGGGGACGTAGATGGGCACCGCGGGCGTGGTCACCGTGCCACCCGGCGTGTGGCCCAGCACGTACACGCACGTGGTGCCGGCCATCGCCATGCTCGGCAGGGCCATGCTGGTGAACGCCGCGCCAACGAGGAAACGCTTGAGGGAGCTGATCATGGGTTTTCTCCGGGTCGAGGGAAGAGCCGCGCTGGGCCGGGGAGGGAGTTCCCCGCCGCGCCATCGCGCCTTCATGGATTAATTGGGAAAACCCTCCCGGATTGGATCGCGC contains:
- a CDS encoding cytochrome P450; amino-acid sequence: MNNSAPLPPMPPGHWLWGHLPERTSDPLGLYLRGRALLGDVVRFRMGPIYVEQLTHPDHVKYVLADAPARYTKGPIFHKTRPLVGNGLVTSEGDFWKRQRRLAQPSFHRERLAGLTGVMTETAAEVLEQWEPRVKAGEPVPVFTEMMRLTLQVVVRALFGVDVAAHTKELGEAFTTALEITNERIISPLPYKPWLYRIPTAKNLAFQRSMVPLNRIVEGIIAQRRARGPAGESQDLLGMLMAARDADTGDTFDDVQLRDEVMTLLLAGHETTATALAWAFHLLEKNPEQEALLHEEVDRVLGGRTPTLEDVPKLRYTNCVFEETLRLYPPIWAIPRVAEEEDVVGGYRIPKGDLVLLVPYVTHRHPDFWPDPERFEPTRFLPENSKQRPRWAYLPYGGGQRQCIGNNFAMMEAQFILAMVAQRFRLRGTGAPVTADAHVTLRPHGTMPMHATRREKQPQLQSA